The genomic interval TGAGGTTAAACAGATTATGATCCTGCTTTTTTACATTTGCTCAAATCAGTTCACATAGACACGTATGCTTAGACACGGATCAGGTTTTTGAATTTGTAATCACGACGTAAGTAAGGTGTGTTCCTCGTAGCATTGTATTACATACAGTCCATGAGCAAATGATGGACACAAACtaaaacacacaaatataaaatagaatACGATTTCATATAATGTCTATGACCGCTTTATTTCAATACGTGACGAAATGGACaggattataataataataataattttttatttcagataatttTTACAATCATCTATATAAGTTAagtcttagatgaatgattggtctcgcgcgctcgctcgactagataccgccggcgtacttgtcaaatgcggcaacaaatagtacgccgaaattggcgtacctgagcccgaggcgagtcagtcgcgttgcaaactgtgcgtaatgtgcatgtcccgaatttttgttaaattttggtcataaaccgaagtaaaatgccagttttcgcagtgaaactgtttaaaatgaatactacaagaaataagaaggacactgggatcacataccatcagtaaatatcgtataatttcgaaattacaaaataaaataacatgaaccctaaacgccattctgtgttgccgcgtacacaagaatcaaattccccgtggttgagattttaataaattgaattttgttgttatcatcattaaatgatgataaattttaataacttattttatttaagtatctaacgtaattattatatatacataacctagtactatattatttaatgtttatctttgtgatattatacactgaaggtgtataaattgttacccgacactatttaattaaggggtgaatttgtcctaaaattaaaaatgtttttcgtcttcccagtcaaaagcccgatcagctgatttacttaggtattacgggaaaaatattaggtttaactataggtgcaacgtgttaagtacgcaaacttcttagttggtgactcagtccatgaattttcagtaataatttgtaaatattgaatgtccttaatatatatattttttaattaaaagtgaggcctgatcattgatatacctacatcatacctaccatttttttaaagaagaaacctacgcctaacctatacacaaacatattaatacattgacttttaattacttcttaatttctaagtatttcccaagatacattttgtaaccagtaacttcatagaccacagaataatttattttcccaataattcgggtaacagtggagcagctggcaacacaattcgtcacgcacactagcatccttgcaaattgtcttacaccgttcttacgcacactacaatattgagttgccgcattcacgaacgttttgtttttagttagcgcggtatctagtcgagcgagcgcgcgagaccaatcattcatctaaggtatAAGTATTTTGGTTAgtgtgtaaaataaatgcttaagTTCTATGTTCGTAAAGACTTACAAAGATAACTATAACTATTAGCTAGTGGCACCTATAGCCTTCCTCACCATATGCCATACGAGGGGACTGTCATAACGCTTAGCAAGCGTCCTCAAGATGCCGTTGCCGCTACCGCTTACCGATTAACAATTGGAGATATCCTTGCCCCAGGGCAGTGCCAGGTCTgccattttaaaattatattagcgTCAGTGACCATCTTGATAGGGTCCCTATTAAACTGTGACTGTCAATCGCCCAATGTTTAGATGGTTCATCTATACAAGGttatatcttcataattttgcAATGTGTCAGTATTTACTACCTGTGTTACTTTGTTGTTTGCGTGTGAGCCGATTCAGTGCAATAAATTGTTTCTTTCTAATAATTTAGAGTTACGGAGAAGAAAAACGCAGGCTCTTGTTCCTTGCTCCGGAAACCGGATAAACTAGATCAGAATTACTATACGAGTACCTAGGCTTTATGATGCTTATTCCTGTTTTCTTTTACCTTCTTATAGTTTAAAGAAGTGATGCGtgttttattagttattattacagGATGAGGGGTAAGAGGGAAACAGGGTAGCAAATGATACTaccattaaaattaatataacttatttaataatatctacAATGGACTATACACAGTCAGTACAAGACAAAATACACAACGCTACGTATTGTCGGTGACCATCGCTTTAACAGACAGCCGCGACCAATGGAGGCGTTCAAGCGTCTAAACAATCTTAATAACGAGTCTACTTTCAGcaccttttttactttttaaaatagtCCCTGTTTAATACATCCCAAACATGTAATCCCTAATGTGTGATCGTTCATGTGTTAAAATTTGAACAAGCAAGACGATTAGCTATAGACAGAGCCCTATCCCAGCAGCAGGGGTGGCTGGCGGCTGGCGGCTGGCGGCTGGCGGTCAAGCGTCGGTGAGCACGACGGCGCGGAAGAGGCAGCGGTCCCCGTCCATGAGCGCGGGCCACACGAACGAGCGcacggcgccgcgcgcgcccgcgcccgcctccgcgccgcccgcgcaccaGCGCACGTGCCGCGCGGGATCGAAGCGCGCTGACAATGACAATTAATTCACATTAATTGGCTGGACTTTTAAACTTATGTAATGCAAGCGGAGCAGACTCCGCTCTTTGGTTTCATAGACATTCAGTGGAAACACTTTTGTGCAGTCGATAACTGCGAATTTAACGGAATCCACGCCAACCGCAGCGGAAGGTAGGGCTGAGAGCTTAATCCGCACCAACCGTAGCGGAAGGTAGGGCTGAGAGCTTAATCCGCGCCAACCGCAGCGGAAGGTAGACCTGAGAGCTTAATCCGCGCCAAACGCAGCGGAAGGTAGGGCTGAGAGCTTAATCCTCGCCAACCGCAGCGGCAGGTAGGGCTGAGAGATTAATCCAGGCCAACCGCATTAGAAGGTAGGGCCGAGAGTTTAATCATTGATATTTTATTCATTCGGATCTtaatcttattaatattataaactcgACAGTTAGTgagcatgtgtgtgtgtgtgtgtgtttgcttTTGTAACTTCTTCATGCTAAAATGattggacagatttggatgaaattatgAATGTAtatacttttcatcccgatatttGTACGGGATCggtataaaactttaaaatcaTAACCGCTGAATTCAGGGTTATGAAATTTAGCACAGCTGTTTTTAAAGTAATGTCAGTGAAGACCATgatgtattttttgaaaattcccactggattttttatttgttactcttCATGATCAAACGGCTCGACTTAGGATGCTATTTTTAATGTAGCATCAAtgactatgatgtaattttcggaaattcccatgggatcttggaatttcgattcaactgctggatcatTAATCTAAGCCGCGAGTAAACGGGTCGCGGGGATAGTGAAGTTAATATCGTAGAGTGCAATATAGTGTCATGCCGgtggtgtgtggtgtgtggtgtgtggtgtgtggGGTGTGGTGTGTGGGGCAGACGGCAGGGGCACTCACTGGCGCTGAAGTCTGTGTCGAGCCGCAGCGGCGGCAGCAGCGCCAGGCGccaggcggcgcgcgcggcggcggccccCAGCGCGCggagcggcgccgcgcgcgccagcCCCGGGTACTCGCGCAGCGTGCCCGCCACCTGCAACACCCGCCAGGATATATCTCGCACGGCACCTCGCATTATACATGGAAATATTAACTCTATTTACAATTTCTTCGTTATGACTTCAATTCTATGATAGTTATCACTGGCGTGCGACTAAAAttcattgtacaaaataaaaaacaaaaacaattgtcAAACGTTAAGCTGCATACGGACAGCGCGTACATTGGTACGCGTAGTCTGTTACGCGTGTCCTGGAACGCCATGTCCCTATGTGCAGCTACGCGTACACTCTTGGCGAACGCGTGCTGCGTGAATTGACTTGCGGGCGATTCGCCGGGAGTCGGTCTTTGATGCGCGTCAAAAAGGACGCGCTCGTTCTGGTACGCGATATTTGGACGGCAAAATGGATAAAGCTCTGGAGCTCGTGAGCTCGTAGCGCTATGGATCGATTATGCTCGCGTTTAGGTTCGTGGCGGTCCGTACAGAAGCTGTACGCGTAATCGACTACGCGTACCAACGTACGCGCTGCCCGTACGCAGCTTTAAGCGAATTCATTAATTTGACGGATCTTCAATATTTAAGCGGATGAGTGGAGCATTAAGGATCGAcagaattaaaaaattaaaagaaccTACCGAACAGTACAATATTTAGTGGTCTTTAATTATTAAGTTTGAAATACtacttacgaaaaaaaatcattttttgaaaacttacaatttggcgcaaaaatccgccattttgatttttcaagaatttcatgtacccagtgtcactcgcgtcatcaagacgaatccaatgacgttgACGTATCattgatcaaaatcggttcagccgttgagtagttacgagaggacgtaggaatagacatacatacatacatacttacatacatacatacgcgtcaaacacataatcatccttcttcgcagtcgggtaataataattaacgaTTTTCTTCATAATATTCAATGTTATGAGGAGACTGCGAATGTGAATATGCACATGCACGCACGCGTCGCGTTTAAGTCCCTCAAATCGAGCAAAATAAACATTCTCTAAGCGAGCGCGACATGAGGCGAGACTTCTCGTGATTTGCCTCGCGATTCGTCTCGTCAACCGCGCGCGAGAAAGGTGTCACGTGTTAGTCAGCCGAGAGGCCGCCCACCGCCCACCGCCCACCGCACACCGCACACCGCACACGTTACCCACCTGCGCCACGACGGTCCGCTCGGTGTCGGCCAGCGGGCAGCGGCCCGCGCCGGCGCGCAGCACGCGCAGCGCCGCCGCCTCCAGCCGCGCCACAGCCTCCGCCGCGCCGCCCTCGCCGCCCTCGCCGCCCTCGCCGCCCTCGCCGCCGGGGCCCGCCGCGTCGCCCGCGCCGTCGGCGCCCTCTTCGACGCCCAGCAGCGCCTTCACCTCGTTCAGTCGTTTATCGCGCAGACTTATCGCGGCGCGAAAAGATAACTGGAATCAGAGAAAGAGAcgtcaattttgaacatgaaactaccgtgagactcactcatattaaatataatgacccggataactcacgtccgACGACGGACGTCcggagacgtgagttatccgggtcattatatttaatatgaaagaGACGTCAACCAAATACTCTTACGTGCACTTCATTTACACTCTCGCCTCGTATTCCGCGTGGAACCCGAAAGAAAATTAATTTCCAATAATTATCCTCATAATCCTCATTCGAGCATACCTCTTGTGACGTACCGCTTGCCGCACGATTTGTTTTGTCATTCGCACGCgagtgttaattaaatattactcTAGACGGGGTCGATTTACaactatttgtatgaatatCCATAGCGTACAAGTGGGTACAAGTAAGTATAGAGCAGGTGTTAGTACTCACAACGACGACGGAGAAGACGATCTTGTGCGGCAGCGTGGGCGCGCGCGCCAGCTCGGGCAGGTCCGCGAGCGCGGGCAgccagcgcgccgccgcccgcgcccacGCCGCGCCGTACGCCGCCACCGCGCCTGCCACCTCCGCGCCCCTGCAACCAACGCAATACTTCTTTAGGTACAACACGCCCTATACTCGTTACGAgttccgatccgatccgatgaGATCCGATTCATATCTTCTCCGCGGCTTCGCGGCACGTTCGCGTTCGCGCCTCTTACCCGTTTGCTGTCGGTTTTGTTCCGCGACGAAGGCTTTGGCAATGTTGTCGTTTTTCGCACCGCGAAATGATGTCTATATCGAGGCTATTAAACTAAGCTACGAGTGGCACGTACCTGTCCGTGAGCGGGAGTGGAGGTGAGTGATCACTATCGGGGTGGTAGCCGTCGCTGGAGGAGTCGGGCGGCGAGCGCGGCGGGGAGGGCTCGGCGGGGTGTCGGGGGTGTCGGGGGCGGGGGGCCGCGGGGGGCGCGCCGCCCGTCATCAGCGCCAGCAGCGTGGCGCAGCCGCGCGAGTAGCTCATCAGCACGCCCGCCACGGGCCTGTACACACACACGACACGCTGTAGCAGTCAGGCAACAGTGTCACGCACACTATTTTAacatccatactataatattataaatgcgaaagtaactctgtctgtctgtctgtctgtctgtctgtctgttacgctttcacgccaaaaccgctgaaccgatttggatgaaatttggtacagagatagaatagaccatgggaaagaacataggctatgttttatcgcgaaaaagaggctttaaggggttgaaataggggatgaaagtttatatggtggaagttcgtcgctgtcgaagataaaaccatgaaacttggcatttaggaacttaataaaaataagtcggtatttgaaatttgaaaattttttgaaaattcgacctgtggggggatgaaataggggatgaaagttcatatggaaggtcgtcattatcgaagataaatcgatgagtctttattaaacttgccatttcggcacgtgattaagagataaatagacatttgttcgcgcgtttttttaaattcttcctgtatgggggtgaaataggggatgaaagtttatatataaagatcgtcattgtcgaagataaatcgatggttctttgtgaaacttggcatttgggcacgtgataagagataaatagatatttgttcgcgcgttttttaaaattcttcctgtgtgagggtgaaataggggatgaaagtttatatggaacgtcgtcattatcaaagataaatcgatgaatctttatgtttaggtattcgataagaacaaaaaaaactggttaaattcgactcagactcgcgcatcaagggttccgtacgtaggtatttatgaatgaatatccagtgttaggaaaaaaaattgctaatagagctacctttatacaaaattccaagtttctaggacagccggaagtaccctaaacctttttcagttaaggcgatttgtatggaaacacttttttaatgactgtagcttttgattgcgttaacttagaagttcgattttttcacagctttcgggactattgacctgagtttagggttttaatttcaactcgatacatactccgcgcgtttacgggatatagggtctaagggttccatttttttccttttgaggtacggaaccctaaaaaacatttgttccggctcttttcacatttcgacatttttcatacttgaaaatatggggatgaaagttcttaaggaattccaaacaaattttctataagtatacttatccgaaaaatgtgtagctatgcttagtaagaatgacgtcttaattataatcctaccctcctaacttacaataaaggacgtaagatgtcaagagttcactatgaaaaGGACTAatcttttgtgttggcagggtagaatacatgtcgtattgctaaatatggctacccgcaaaatatttatgttttagaacgaatggaagaacaaaaaaaatagtttagatataaagcatgtattaaaatagcttattttcagtaaaccgtagaggtttctatgtgctattattggcagaataggtaccctaaataacttaaacactttccaaagttactattccacgcggacgaagtcgcgggcaaaagctagtgtcaTTATAACGTTCTCTATTAGAAGGTTCTACGGAGAGTAAAACCCGATTCAATCACGATTTTCTGGGACTAACACCAGGCCAGTTAGGTTCAGTTGAGAgccgccagcagggctactacgaaactcgaaactcgaagtatcgctcgctctcgtattaaacagtataagtgtcagattaatgattatatcatggacagggatatttggaaataattccgatccgcattagcgatcccttcaaatagcgaacctactgtgttaaaaataaagttgtgttaaatacttgtgatgtatacatatcatttaataatattgtaaatctgttataaaatatatatgtatatattatatatctatatacttcgttgagtttcttgccggattcttctcagcagaggtttttccgaaccggtggtagattttttttgacattcataagtgcttgttatacctacctagcctaaattgaataaagatattttgactttgactttgacttagagGGAAGGCACGAcactaacttcgagtttctagtttcatagtagccctgctggcataGGTGGCCCCATAACCAAGCAAGATGAACTGGTCCCAGAGTACttaagtactattatttatcCTGTGGCCAGAGCCAGAGCAAGTTTAACTTCTGCTGCTCTATCAGCTTCTACTAATAAGCGCGCCGCTTGCCGCCGCGGGGCAGCACAGCCGCAGCGCGGGAGCACCCGGACCCGGGACAGCCCGCTGCACCGCCACTTGACGCGAGCGCTCACAAAAAGTTGCACAACGCACACGCTGACTGATACTTGAAGACGGGCTCttaagaaagaagaagaagggcTGCTAAGATAGaccgtattttattttgataggtACATATCTTGAAGGCGCGGTCGAGTTGAGTTGAGAAATAAAATGGCTGTGAATGAATTTGGGTTCTTTACGATCGTTTGTGATTTAGCACGCTTGTGATTAACCGTGTGCAATATAcataaatgtacaaaatatGTAGGTCTGAAACGGTTATGGCTGCGGTCCCACGACCTCGCGGCGGTTTGCTGCGCCTGCGCCTCGCGTGGCGCGGGCTCGTTACTTTTGATTTCAACAGTAACCGATAAATCGATAAAAGTCGTCGCCGGAGGACACGGCGCGGCCGTCGCCCGTCGGCGCGGGAACCGTCTCAGCTACATGTAGCAGGATGAGAGCCACGATGAAGAGATTTTTTATACAGTTCAAAATACAGTAGGTAATTAGCACGAGGAAGAAGTACAAGTGATCGCTTTCCACACGCGGCGCACCTGCCGGCCGCGCCGATACTTTTATGGCGTTAACAGCTTTAAACACTGCGAGAAAACGAAAGCTACCAAAGGCCGCCGCGCGATGGAATCAGATGATTATTATTCCATTTGGCGTGCAGCTGCAGGCGGTTCACGGAGCATGCGGGTGCAAATGGAGGAAATTGTCGACCACGTCTTTTGTGCGGTTTGTTAAGCTGACACGGGCGAGGGAAAGCCAACACGGCGGAATGCGCGGTTATCTAATGTGCTGTAATATCGAACTAATCTGTTTTATAATGCTGGTTAACGACGCGGCCTGCGCTCATCTCGAGATAGAGAGCACATTCGTAGTTTTTCCAACCATTTGTGAACGTAAAAGTCTTGAACATAGAGTTCCGCACAAAAAATCTAGAGATTTATTCTCATGGAAGTCGCTTTCATTAATTGTGTTACATTGTGAGAGTGAATATTTACTAAGGTTTCTAGAATAGATAGGTACATCTCTGAGCGATGCAGCGAAAAGCGAGTCCACTGTCGCAGCGGCGCGCCGGCTACGAGTTGGTctcgttgttgttgttgttgttgttgttgttgttgttgttgtgttgtgttgtgttgtgttgtgttgtgagcAGAGCACGGCCATcagcggcgcggcggcgcggcgcggcgcgtggCCGCAGCGTACGAGCACTagctataatatttaattacttaggTATCCTGTGGCGGCGTGCCTCGACGGACATTAAACGCTATTAAACTACAATGTAACACCTGAAGTAATTTAACTAAGCGCGGTATAACGATAAGATCTACTCGCATAATATTCAAGTGTGGAATGCGTCCGTAATAAACATCTCGCGCTTATGCTAATCGCCTGTTAACCGCGCGGCCCTCGCAGCGCGCTTCCTGCTGCTGCTCAGTAATCGCCAAATAACACTTTACAACAGGAAGCCGCGATAATCgtaaacttacaaaatattTCCATTTCCAAGGTTTTGATACGCTTCCAGAACTTTAAGATCGACCGAGCCAACTATACAAATTAATCGACTAGTAGCGTGTTTAGCTATCTACAACATGACAACATGAATATGTTTTGTTGAGACTGTTTTTAGGGCCAGTACAGTGCATTCCAAATTATAACTGCCAACTGGCGATTGCTCTTTCAATTTTCATTGCATTCCATTGTAGATAATTGTCACAACTGCACACAAGCTGTACTAACGTTGGATGCGATTTAATTGTATTGGCAGTCGACGTTGCGGGGTTACGTCGCAGGGGATGCGATCCGTCTGTTTTGGCTTCGCTGGTCTTGGCCAACTTCTAGTTATCTTCAAAATACTTTCAGGACAACAATTATTTGCCAGATTATATGCCACCGGCTTCGGGGATGACGGAGCGGCGCTTGGGCTTGGCGTAAAGCGCGTAGTTTGCCCTCGTTTACTTTAGCGTTCTTTAAAGCGTTCTGTAAATAGTCAAAAGTTTCCCAGGTCTTCGGCTCGTGCGACCCACTGATTATATACCTAGTATGAATGAACTGATATGATCACGGGATATGCATCTCTCTGATCTGGCTGCGGACTCGATGCGAGCGCCTGTTTGTCGCTACACGTTACACCTGGTGTCCTCGTGCGGCGGCACGTGGGGCGCGGGCATGGCGCGGCGCGCGAGGCCGGCGGCGGCGAGCGCCTGTTTGTCGCTACACACCTGGTGTCCTCGTGCGGCGGCACGTGGGGCGCGGGCATGGCGCGGCGCGCGAGGCCGGCGGCGGCGAGCGCCTGTTTGTCGCTACACACCTGGTGTCCTCGTGCGGCGGCACGTGGGGCGCGGGCATGGCGCGGCGCGCGAGGCCGGCGGCGGCGAGCGCCTGTTTGTCGCTACACACCTGGTGTCCTCGTGCGGCGGCACGTGGGGCGCGGGCATGGCGCGGCGCGCGAGGCCGGCGGCGGCGAGCGCCTGTTTGTCGCTACACACCTGGTGTCCTCGTGCGGCGGCACGTGGGGCGCGGGCATGGCGCGGCGCGCGAGGCCGGCGGCGGCGAGCGCCTGTCTGTCGCTACACACCTGGTGTCCTCGTGCGGCGGCACGTGGGGCGCGGGCATGGCGCGGCGCGCGAGGCCGGCGGCGGCGAGCGCCTGTTTGTCGCTACACACCTGGTGTCCTCGTGCGGCGGCACGTGGGGCGCGGGCATGGCGCGGCGCGCGAGGCCGGCGGCGGCGAGCGCCTGTTTGTCGCTACACACCTGGTGTCCTCGTGCGGCGGCACGTGGGGCGCGGGCATGGCGCGGCGCGCGAGGCCGGCGGCGGCGAGCGCCTGTTTGTCGCTACACACCTGGTGTCCTCGTGCGGCGGCACGTGGGGCGCGGGCATGGCGCGGCGCGCGAGGCCGGCGGCGGCGAGCGCCTGTTTGTCGCTACACACCTGGTGTCCTCGTGCGGCGGCACGTGGGGCGCGGGCATGGCGCGGCGCGCGAGGCCGGCGGCGGCGAGCGCCTGTTTGTCGCAGCGCACGCGCgcggcgagcgcggcggcgAGCGCGGGCAGGCGGGGGGGCGCGCGCTGCACGGCGGCCAGCAGCGACGCGTTGTCGATGAGCCGCTGCTCCACCTCGCCCGCGCGCAGCGCCAGCAGCCGCTGGTGGCTCgactgcgccggcgccgccaccGCCGTCACCGCCGACTGCAACAACACAACACTCCATTGCTCACTGTGTGAGCTCCACGCCGGTCTGCTTGTTCCGTAGGTGGAGGCCCTACTGCCTCGAAACGGGTACTGGTCTGTCATGCCTACTTCATTTACAGTTGCCGTGAATCGCGAAGGTGTGAACACACAACACGTGTTTAGAAAAATTTTTCGATGCAAAGCTTTGAGAACGAATGCCTTACGTAGGTACATTGAGTAGTTGAGTTTATAAGGTTGAGTCAGCGCATAGAACCCGTGCTTATTTCAAGGCGGTGCTGGGTCCCGTCGCGCGTGCGGCACTCACCAGCTCGTGTATCTTGTGCAGCGCCTGCTTGTAGGCGTCCTGGTGCGCGTGCAGCTCGTCCCGCAGCGCCGCATGCAGCGACACCAGCTGGCCGTCGCCGCCCGCCGTCAGCCCGTGCGTGCCCAGACCTGCCGCATGCCACAGGGACGGTCACTCAACCACCCCACACGTGCCCGTCTACCAGCCGTCGCCCAGACTGGGCGCCAGCTGGCGAAGGGTACCAAAATGTTGTGGGAAGTTGCACGAGAGACAACTTTAAATTAAGCACCAGAAAATTTTCTCCCGAAGCGAGGGCCAGCGCTGCCATCGCCGTTGTGGGTACCGGAGGTAAGGGTACGCCATATGATATCTTGAGAACTAAGAACCGTAGCGCCAACGAGAACTAGAAAAGCTAGAGGGTAAAAAGTTGAAGTTTACACTCAAAAATTGGCttataaataaaaccttttatgatacaaaatatttttttggtcattgaaatatttcattattatgtGCGCGTAAATAATTATAGCTGTTATTTACGATAAATTATATAATGAGTTTTTATATTGTACGTCCGAAATGGACAAACTGTTGAGGCTTATTTACCTTTTCTAACCACCCTATTATGTACACAGTCATACAATAAAGTTTACTTCTATTTCTATAACGGAGATGTAGCGATGGCCAT from Choristoneura fumiferana chromosome 25, NRCan_CFum_1, whole genome shotgun sequence carries:
- the LOC141442071 gene encoding uncharacterized protein, whose product is MNESRERIRRERERARTAAAPRAALRRVLLLAEGRRFREAAALLARLPRPALAPAADLPLDLLADALPHSATLIETLLNRLVELDVTPSPALPLEALAWRLAALLGGAGEAARLAGAARALARAAPGLPAAVDARRRQLDQAVHGLGTHGLTAGGDGQLVSLHAALRDELHAHQDAYKQALHKIHELSAVTAVAAPAQSSHQRLLALRAGEVEQRLIDNASLLAAVQRAPPRLPALAAALAARVRCDKQALAAAGLARRAMPAPHVPPHEDTRCVATNRRSPPPASRAAPCPRPTCRRTRTPGRQTGARRRRPRAPRHARAPRAAARGHQVCSDKQALAAAGLARRAMPAPHVPPHEDTRPVAGVLMSYSRGCATLLALMTGGAPPAAPRPRHPRHPAEPSPPRSPPDSSSDGYHPDSDHSPPLPLTDRGAEVAGAVAAYGAAWARAAARWLPALADLPELARAPTLPHKIVFSVVVLSFRAAISLRDKRLNEVKALLGVEEGADGAGDAAGPGGEGGEGGEGGEGGAAEAVARLEAAALRVLRAGAGRCPLADTERTVVAQVAGTLREYPGLARAAPLRALGAAAARAAWRLALLPPLRLDTDFSATRFDPARHVRWCAGGAEAGAGARGAVRSFVWPALMDGDRCLFRAVVLTDA